One genomic segment of Drosophila melanogaster chromosome 3R includes these proteins:
- the Irk2 gene encoding inwardly rectifying potassium channel 2, isoform D → MRFNFSTHSAAPTSTTIPTTTQANGGEQATQPLKKAIEADPDSLDSVISNPQSYPITIVPNRPTSYYGLSQNGKPFPRQPSCRSRNFRPGSMRRVRRRAVFKNGDCNVVQKHLQRRRVRFLQDMYTTMVDWQWRWTLLAFALSFILSWLFFALIWWLIIYTHGDLEEPHLPENQEESGWAPCVSAIDGFTSCFLFSIETQHTIGYGVRTTSPECPEAIFMMCFQSIYGVMSSAFMAGIVFAKMTRAKQRAQTLLFSKHAVICQRDGTLSLMFRVGDMRKSHIIGAGVRAQLIRTKSTKEGEVMTQYFTELEIGTDDSGSDLFFIWPMVIEHKIDENSPLYNLNATDMLQDKFEIVVILEGTVESTGQSTQARSSYINTEILWGHRFDPVVLYNKDLQAYEIDYARFNETTQVDTPLCSARELNEIYKIQEGFRTPAETTFTMRQLSHNHSDQAS, encoded by the exons ATGCGTTTCAATTTCTCCACCCACTCGGCGGCCCCCACCTCTACGACCataccaacaacaacacagGCAAATGGAGGCGAACAGGCCACCCAACCGCTCAAGAAGGCCATCGAAGCGGATCCCGATTCGCTGGACAGTGTGATCAGCAATCCTCAATCCTATCCCATCACAATTGTGCCGAATAGGCCGACCAGCTACTATGGCCTATCCCAAAATGGCAAGCCGTTCCCCCGCCAACCGAGCTGCAG ATCTCGCAATTTCCGGCCTGGCAGCATGAGACGTGTTCGCCGACGAGCGGTCTTCAAAAATGGTGACTGCAATGTGGTGCAGAAGCACCTGCAAAGACGCCGAGTTCGTTTCCTGCAGGACATGTACACCACCATGGTGGATTGGCAGTGGCGGTGGACTCTCTTGGCCTTCGCACTCAGCTTTATCCTGTCTTGGCTCTTCTTTGCTCTCATCTGGTGGCTGATTATCTACACACACGGAGACTTGGAAGAGCCTCACTTGCCAGAAAACCAAG AGGAATCTGGTTGGGCGCCTTGTGTTTCGGCCATCGATGGCTTTACTTCCTGCTTCCTGTTCTCCATTGAAACGCAGCACACTATTGGCTACGGTGTCCGAACCACCTCGCCCGAGTGTCCAGAGGCCATCTTCATGATGTGCTTCCAGTCCATCTATGGCGTGATGTCTTCAGCATTTATGGCCGGAATAGTGTTTGCCAAGATGACAAGGGCCAAACAGCGGGCACAGACTTTGTTGTTCTCCAAACACGCCGTAATTTGCCAACGTGATGGCACCCTTTCGCTGATGTTCCGTGTGGGTGACATGCGAAAATCACACATCATTGGAGCCGGAGTGAGGGCTCAGTTGATCAGGACAAAGAGCACCAAGGAGGGTGAGGTGATGACACAGTACTTCACAGAACTGGAGATCGGTACTGATGACTCCGGCTCTGATTTGTTCTTCATCTGGCCCATGGTCATCGAGCACAAGATCGACGAGAACTCACCGCTCTATAATCTTAATGCCACTGATATGCTGCAGGATAAGTTCGAAATCGTGGTGATCCTAGAGGGCACCGTGGAGTCCACTGGACAGAGCACTCAAGCCAGATCCAGCTATATTAACACTGAGATCCTTTGGGGACATCGTTTCGATCCAGTGGTGTTGTACAACAAGGATCTGCAGGCCTATGAAATCGACTACGCTCGCTTTAACGAAACCACTCAGGTGGACACTCCGTTGTGCAGTGCTCGGGAATTGAACGAGATCTACAAGATCCAGGAGGGATTCCGCACACCAG CAGAAACCACCTTTACCATGCGTCAACTGTCCCACAATCATTCTGACCAGGCCTCCTAG
- the Irk2 gene encoding inwardly rectifying potassium channel 2, isoform C gives MQVPLSDVQVLQDPTDAETLVGGDKEETFAHMKEWKRQYMRGISHTPSQAGVYYEALKGSSHSLAKGSRNFRPGSMRRVRRRAVFKNGDCNVVQKHLQRRRVRFLQDMYTTMVDWQWRWTLLAFALSFILSWLFFALIWWLIIYTHGDLEEPHLPENQEESGWAPCVSAIDGFTSCFLFSIETQHTIGYGVRTTSPECPEAIFMMCFQSIYGVMSSAFMAGIVFAKMTRAKQRAQTLLFSKHAVICQRDGTLSLMFRVGDMRKSHIIGAGVRAQLIRTKSTKEGEVMTQYFTELEIGTDDSGSDLFFIWPMVIEHKIDENSPLYNLNATDMLQDKFEIVVILEGTVESTGQSTQARSSYINTEILWGHRFDPVVLYNKDLQAYEIDYARFNETTQVDTPLCSARELNEIYKIQEGFRTPASPSTQSRCSCSSGYQTPGRQSRLRWQLSVPL, from the exons ATGCAGGTCCCGCTCAGCGATGTTCAGGTCCTGCAGGATCCCACCGACGCGGAAACCCTTGTCGGCGGCGACAAGGAGGAGACCTTTGCCCACATGAAGGAGTGGAAGCGCCAGTACATGCGGGGCATCTCGCACACGCCATCGCAGGCGGGAGTCTACTACGAGGCCTTGAAGGGTTCCAGCCACTCGCTGGCCAAAGG ATCTCGCAATTTCCGGCCTGGCAGCATGAGACGTGTTCGCCGACGAGCGGTCTTCAAAAATGGTGACTGCAATGTGGTGCAGAAGCACCTGCAAAGACGCCGAGTTCGTTTCCTGCAGGACATGTACACCACCATGGTGGATTGGCAGTGGCGGTGGACTCTCTTGGCCTTCGCACTCAGCTTTATCCTGTCTTGGCTCTTCTTTGCTCTCATCTGGTGGCTGATTATCTACACACACGGAGACTTGGAAGAGCCTCACTTGCCAGAAAACCAAG AGGAATCTGGTTGGGCGCCTTGTGTTTCGGCCATCGATGGCTTTACTTCCTGCTTCCTGTTCTCCATTGAAACGCAGCACACTATTGGCTACGGTGTCCGAACCACCTCGCCCGAGTGTCCAGAGGCCATCTTCATGATGTGCTTCCAGTCCATCTATGGCGTGATGTCTTCAGCATTTATGGCCGGAATAGTGTTTGCCAAGATGACAAGGGCCAAACAGCGGGCACAGACTTTGTTGTTCTCCAAACACGCCGTAATTTGCCAACGTGATGGCACCCTTTCGCTGATGTTCCGTGTGGGTGACATGCGAAAATCACACATCATTGGAGCCGGAGTGAGGGCTCAGTTGATCAGGACAAAGAGCACCAAGGAGGGTGAGGTGATGACACAGTACTTCACAGAACTGGAGATCGGTACTGATGACTCCGGCTCTGATTTGTTCTTCATCTGGCCCATGGTCATCGAGCACAAGATCGACGAGAACTCACCGCTCTATAATCTTAATGCCACTGATATGCTGCAGGATAAGTTCGAAATCGTGGTGATCCTAGAGGGCACCGTGGAGTCCACTGGACAGAGCACTCAAGCCAGATCCAGCTATATTAACACTGAGATCCTTTGGGGACATCGTTTCGATCCAGTGGTGTTGTACAACAAGGATCTGCAGGCCTATGAAATCGACTACGCTCGCTTTAACGAAACCACTCAGGTGGACACTCCGTTGTGCAGTGCTCGGGAATTGAACGAGATCTACAAGATCCAGGAGGGATTCCGCACACCAG CTTCCCCATCGACCCAATCGAGGTGCTCCTGCAGTTCCGGCTATCAGACACCTGGAAGGCAAAGCCGCCTGCGTTGGCAGCTCTCGGTGCCCTTGTAA
- the Irk2 gene encoding inwardly rectifying potassium channel 2, isoform B produces the protein MQVPLSDVQVLQDPTDAETLVGGDKEETFAHMKEWKRQYMRGISHTPSQAGVYYEALKGSSHSLAKGSRNFRPGSMRRVRRRAVFKNGDCNVVQKHLQRRRVRFLQDMYTTMVDWQWRWTLLAFALSFILSWLFFALIWWLIIYTHGDLEEPHLPENQEESGWAPCVSAIDGFTSCFLFSIETQHTIGYGVRTTSPECPEAIFMMCFQSIYGVMSSAFMAGIVFAKMTRAKQRAQTLLFSKHAVICQRDGTLSLMFRVGDMRKSHIIGAGVRAQLIRTKSTKEGEVMTQYFTELEIGTDDSGSDLFFIWPMVIEHKIDENSPLYNLNATDMLQDKFEIVVILEGTVESTGQSTQARSSYINTEILWGHRFDPVVLYNKDLQAYEIDYARFNETTQVDTPLCSARELNEIYKIQEGFRTPETTFTMRQLSHNHSDQAS, from the exons ATGCAGGTCCCGCTCAGCGATGTTCAGGTCCTGCAGGATCCCACCGACGCGGAAACCCTTGTCGGCGGCGACAAGGAGGAGACCTTTGCCCACATGAAGGAGTGGAAGCGCCAGTACATGCGGGGCATCTCGCACACGCCATCGCAGGCGGGAGTCTACTACGAGGCCTTGAAGGGTTCCAGCCACTCGCTGGCCAAAGG ATCTCGCAATTTCCGGCCTGGCAGCATGAGACGTGTTCGCCGACGAGCGGTCTTCAAAAATGGTGACTGCAATGTGGTGCAGAAGCACCTGCAAAGACGCCGAGTTCGTTTCCTGCAGGACATGTACACCACCATGGTGGATTGGCAGTGGCGGTGGACTCTCTTGGCCTTCGCACTCAGCTTTATCCTGTCTTGGCTCTTCTTTGCTCTCATCTGGTGGCTGATTATCTACACACACGGAGACTTGGAAGAGCCTCACTTGCCAGAAAACCAAG AGGAATCTGGTTGGGCGCCTTGTGTTTCGGCCATCGATGGCTTTACTTCCTGCTTCCTGTTCTCCATTGAAACGCAGCACACTATTGGCTACGGTGTCCGAACCACCTCGCCCGAGTGTCCAGAGGCCATCTTCATGATGTGCTTCCAGTCCATCTATGGCGTGATGTCTTCAGCATTTATGGCCGGAATAGTGTTTGCCAAGATGACAAGGGCCAAACAGCGGGCACAGACTTTGTTGTTCTCCAAACACGCCGTAATTTGCCAACGTGATGGCACCCTTTCGCTGATGTTCCGTGTGGGTGACATGCGAAAATCACACATCATTGGAGCCGGAGTGAGGGCTCAGTTGATCAGGACAAAGAGCACCAAGGAGGGTGAGGTGATGACACAGTACTTCACAGAACTGGAGATCGGTACTGATGACTCCGGCTCTGATTTGTTCTTCATCTGGCCCATGGTCATCGAGCACAAGATCGACGAGAACTCACCGCTCTATAATCTTAATGCCACTGATATGCTGCAGGATAAGTTCGAAATCGTGGTGATCCTAGAGGGCACCGTGGAGTCCACTGGACAGAGCACTCAAGCCAGATCCAGCTATATTAACACTGAGATCCTTTGGGGACATCGTTTCGATCCAGTGGTGTTGTACAACAAGGATCTGCAGGCCTATGAAATCGACTACGCTCGCTTTAACGAAACCACTCAGGTGGACACTCCGTTGTGCAGTGCTCGGGAATTGAACGAGATCTACAAGATCCAGGAGGGATTCCGCACACCAG AAACCACCTTTACCATGCGTCAACTGTCCCACAATCATTCTGACCAGGCCTCCTAG
- the Irk2 gene encoding inwardly rectifying potassium channel 2, isoform A yields MRFNFSTHSAAPTSTTIPTTTQANGGEQATQPLKKAIEADPDSLDSVISNPQSYPITIVPNRPTSYYGLSQNGKPFPRQPSCRSRNFRPGSMRRVRRRAVFKNGDCNVVQKHLQRRRVRFLQDMYTTMVDWQWRWTLLAFALSFILSWLFFALIWWLIIYTHGDLEEPHLPENQEESGWAPCVSAIDGFTSCFLFSIETQHTIGYGVRTTSPECPEAIFMMCFQSIYGVMSSAFMAGIVFAKMTRAKQRAQTLLFSKHAVICQRDGTLSLMFRVGDMRKSHIIGAGVRAQLIRTKSTKEGEVMTQYFTELEIGTDDSGSDLFFIWPMVIEHKIDENSPLYNLNATDMLQDKFEIVVILEGTVESTGQSTQARSSYINTEILWGHRFDPVVLYNKDLQAYEIDYARFNETTQVDTPLCSARELNEIYKIQEGFRTPETTFTMRQLSHNHSDQAS; encoded by the exons ATGCGTTTCAATTTCTCCACCCACTCGGCGGCCCCCACCTCTACGACCataccaacaacaacacagGCAAATGGAGGCGAACAGGCCACCCAACCGCTCAAGAAGGCCATCGAAGCGGATCCCGATTCGCTGGACAGTGTGATCAGCAATCCTCAATCCTATCCCATCACAATTGTGCCGAATAGGCCGACCAGCTACTATGGCCTATCCCAAAATGGCAAGCCGTTCCCCCGCCAACCGAGCTGCAG ATCTCGCAATTTCCGGCCTGGCAGCATGAGACGTGTTCGCCGACGAGCGGTCTTCAAAAATGGTGACTGCAATGTGGTGCAGAAGCACCTGCAAAGACGCCGAGTTCGTTTCCTGCAGGACATGTACACCACCATGGTGGATTGGCAGTGGCGGTGGACTCTCTTGGCCTTCGCACTCAGCTTTATCCTGTCTTGGCTCTTCTTTGCTCTCATCTGGTGGCTGATTATCTACACACACGGAGACTTGGAAGAGCCTCACTTGCCAGAAAACCAAG AGGAATCTGGTTGGGCGCCTTGTGTTTCGGCCATCGATGGCTTTACTTCCTGCTTCCTGTTCTCCATTGAAACGCAGCACACTATTGGCTACGGTGTCCGAACCACCTCGCCCGAGTGTCCAGAGGCCATCTTCATGATGTGCTTCCAGTCCATCTATGGCGTGATGTCTTCAGCATTTATGGCCGGAATAGTGTTTGCCAAGATGACAAGGGCCAAACAGCGGGCACAGACTTTGTTGTTCTCCAAACACGCCGTAATTTGCCAACGTGATGGCACCCTTTCGCTGATGTTCCGTGTGGGTGACATGCGAAAATCACACATCATTGGAGCCGGAGTGAGGGCTCAGTTGATCAGGACAAAGAGCACCAAGGAGGGTGAGGTGATGACACAGTACTTCACAGAACTGGAGATCGGTACTGATGACTCCGGCTCTGATTTGTTCTTCATCTGGCCCATGGTCATCGAGCACAAGATCGACGAGAACTCACCGCTCTATAATCTTAATGCCACTGATATGCTGCAGGATAAGTTCGAAATCGTGGTGATCCTAGAGGGCACCGTGGAGTCCACTGGACAGAGCACTCAAGCCAGATCCAGCTATATTAACACTGAGATCCTTTGGGGACATCGTTTCGATCCAGTGGTGTTGTACAACAAGGATCTGCAGGCCTATGAAATCGACTACGCTCGCTTTAACGAAACCACTCAGGTGGACACTCCGTTGTGCAGTGCTCGGGAATTGAACGAGATCTACAAGATCCAGGAGGGATTCCGCACACCAG AAACCACCTTTACCATGCGTCAACTGTCCCACAATCATTCTGACCAGGCCTCCTAG